Proteins from a genomic interval of Leifsonia shinshuensis:
- a CDS encoding sugar transferase codes for MMVRTESQLPHTLAGRLRAARALLVADVLVIGGALATAHLVRFGSRNDPAQIGPLDTSYVMVSIVLGVLWLVLVVALDGYRTWPRRLNGPSYWPPVRASAWLVALLAVASLALQLDLSRAYLGFAIPIGLLGLLAVRSVSRWWIYAHRARRYTRRALVVGTPERVAELAGVFAERAAPVAVDVVATTGVENAHGPYLRQLVEEHRIDIIVLTEERDGANVRQLLWDVEGAGAVVWLSIDVPELAAPRAEYHPIDRLPIIEVAPADRSITRRRAKRAFDIVLSSVALTLLLPVIVVCAVLIRLDSPGPAFFRQARIGRGGKTFGIVKLRTMRVDAEKQLAALQHRNEGAGPLFKIKDDPRVTRVGGFLRRTSIDELPQLWNVLKGEMSLVGPLPTEVAEYDRDSHRRLIVKPGMTGLWQVSGRSDLTWEQGVRLDLFYVENWSVAGDLGILFQTVGVVLRPNGAY; via the coding sequence ATGATGGTCCGCACCGAGTCGCAACTCCCGCACACGCTGGCCGGCCGGCTGCGCGCCGCGCGCGCCCTCCTCGTGGCCGACGTCCTGGTGATCGGGGGAGCCCTCGCCACCGCGCACCTCGTCCGGTTCGGCAGTCGCAACGACCCGGCGCAGATCGGGCCGCTCGACACGTCGTACGTGATGGTCTCGATCGTCCTCGGGGTGCTCTGGCTGGTCCTTGTCGTCGCGCTGGACGGCTACCGGACCTGGCCGCGACGGCTGAACGGCCCGTCGTACTGGCCGCCGGTCCGCGCCTCGGCCTGGCTGGTCGCCCTGCTGGCCGTCGCCTCGCTCGCGCTCCAGCTCGACCTGTCGCGCGCCTATCTCGGCTTCGCCATCCCGATCGGGCTGCTCGGTCTGCTGGCCGTCCGTTCGGTGAGCCGGTGGTGGATCTACGCGCACAGGGCACGCAGGTACACGCGCCGCGCGCTCGTGGTGGGCACGCCGGAGCGGGTCGCCGAGCTCGCCGGCGTGTTCGCCGAGCGCGCCGCGCCCGTCGCAGTCGACGTCGTCGCCACCACGGGCGTCGAGAACGCCCACGGGCCGTACCTGCGGCAGCTGGTCGAGGAGCACCGCATCGACATCATCGTGCTGACCGAGGAGCGTGACGGCGCGAACGTCCGCCAGCTGCTCTGGGACGTGGAGGGGGCCGGCGCCGTGGTCTGGCTGTCGATCGACGTCCCGGAGCTGGCCGCCCCGCGAGCGGAGTACCATCCGATCGACCGGCTGCCGATCATCGAGGTCGCGCCCGCGGACCGCTCGATCACGCGGAGGCGGGCGAAGCGCGCGTTCGACATCGTGCTGAGCTCGGTCGCGCTGACGCTGCTCCTCCCCGTCATCGTGGTCTGCGCCGTCCTGATCCGGCTCGACAGCCCGGGGCCCGCCTTCTTCCGGCAGGCCAGGATCGGCCGCGGCGGCAAGACGTTCGGCATCGTCAAGCTCCGGACGATGCGGGTGGACGCGGAGAAGCAGCTGGCGGCCCTCCAGCACAGGAACGAGGGCGCCGGGCCGCTCTTCAAGATCAAGGACGACCCGCGCGTCACCCGCGTCGGGGGCTTCCTGCGCCGCACGTCGATCGACGAGCTCCCGCAGCTCTGGAACGTGCTCAAGGGCGAGATGAGCCTCGTCGGGCCGCTGCCGACGGAGGTCGCCGAGTACGACCGCGACAGCCATCGCCGGCTCATCGTGAAGCCGGGGATGACCGGCCTGTGGCAGGTCAGCGGCCGGTCCGACCTGACCTGGGAGCAGGGGGTGCGGCTCGACCTCTTCTACGTGGAGAACTGGTCCGTGGCCGGCGACCTCGGGATCCTCTTCCAGACCGTCGGGGTGGTGCTGCGGCCGAACGGCGCCTACTGA
- a CDS encoding LCP family protein produces the protein MTHPEHDTDTDTAPVTARRARRDRERERTSRTRRRRRWIWITAAALVLVLPVALIGGYLWWLGSTYDGSVGRIPNAFPSEGPRPTGVAGVTNILLIGSDSRDGLHDVMSGKATGERSDTLMLVHLPADRSGVVFVSIMRDLWVPIPGHGTAKINAAFSWGGVPLAVQTVEDLLGARIDHVMVVDFDGFGALSTALGGVEVRSDYAFTSKNMPGYSFVKGDNLLEGSAAVAFVRERYSFPDGDYQRVRNQQAFIRGILQSFISASTLTDPGRTRAAIGTFARYVAVDDGLDASAVASLALGYPGLRPGDIHTLTLPTAGTGTSPDGQSIVKVDPARTEVLRKALAADDVIPTLEGGALGDGRK, from the coding sequence ATGACGCACCCCGAGCACGACACCGACACCGACACCGCGCCGGTCACCGCGCGCCGCGCCCGGCGGGATCGCGAACGCGAGCGCACCAGCCGCACGCGGCGCCGCAGGCGCTGGATCTGGATCACGGCCGCCGCGCTCGTCCTCGTGCTGCCCGTCGCCCTGATCGGCGGCTACCTGTGGTGGCTCGGCTCGACCTACGACGGGTCGGTCGGGCGCATCCCGAACGCGTTCCCGAGCGAGGGCCCGCGCCCGACGGGCGTGGCGGGGGTCACCAACATCCTGCTCATCGGGTCGGACTCCCGCGACGGCCTGCACGACGTCATGTCCGGGAAGGCGACCGGCGAGCGCTCCGACACCCTGATGCTCGTCCACCTCCCCGCGGACCGCTCCGGCGTCGTCTTCGTCTCGATCATGCGCGACCTCTGGGTGCCCATCCCCGGTCACGGCACCGCCAAGATCAACGCCGCGTTCAGCTGGGGCGGGGTCCCGCTCGCGGTCCAGACCGTCGAGGACCTGCTCGGCGCCCGGATCGACCACGTGATGGTGGTCGACTTCGACGGGTTCGGAGCCCTCTCCACCGCGCTCGGCGGCGTGGAGGTCCGGTCCGACTACGCGTTCACCTCGAAGAACATGCCGGGCTACTCGTTCGTGAAGGGCGACAACCTGCTCGAGGGCTCCGCCGCCGTCGCGTTCGTGCGCGAACGCTACTCCTTCCCCGACGGCGACTATCAGCGCGTCCGCAACCAGCAGGCCTTCATCCGCGGCATCCTGCAGAGCTTCATCAGCGCGTCGACGCTGACGGACCCGGGCAGGACGCGGGCCGCGATCGGCACGTTCGCGCGCTATGTGGCCGTCGACGACGGGCTGGACGCCTCGGCGGTGGCGTCGCTGGCGCTCGGCTACCCGGGCCTGCGACCCGGAGACATCCACACCCTCACGCTCCCGACAGCCGGGACGGGAACCTCTCCGGACGGGCAGTCGATCGTGAAGGTCGATCCGGCGCGCACGGAGGTCCTCAGGAAAGCGCTCGCCGCCGACGACGTCATCCCGACGCTCGAGGGCGGGGCGCTGGGCGACGGAAGGAAATGA
- a CDS encoding PqqD family protein, protein MVHRHARAVVSVETAAGRWAVADVTDFRQFVLTGTSGALWRSFDGHAPDGELVDRLLAAYPGHPASARAECRALIDELVTLRLLEPTHRPEQEQADDAGNGAAR, encoded by the coding sequence ATGGTGCATCGCCATGCCCGCGCGGTGGTCTCCGTGGAGACGGCCGCGGGGCGGTGGGCCGTGGCGGACGTGACCGACTTCCGCCAGTTCGTCCTCACCGGGACGTCCGGGGCGCTCTGGCGGTCGTTCGACGGTCACGCCCCGGACGGCGAGCTGGTCGACCGCCTGCTCGCCGCCTACCCCGGCCACCCCGCCTCCGCCCGCGCGGAGTGCCGGGCGCTGATCGACGAGCTGGTGACGCTGCGCCTCCTCGAACCCACGCACCGACCCGAACAGGAACAGGCCGACGACGCCGGAAATGGAGCTGCGCGATGA
- a CDS encoding O-antigen ligase family protein gives MSPLLLFLGAVGVLAVALLMIAVPPRMIRGVAVSFAFVAASFGLATNAPDIIRQVSSVAAIGVLVLSLVRSRAARSGGVRFWAVAVWWGYVSLGVLLTGSYGSIRIVLYFGLAALAAYVASSLAQAELRLVYGTVAGLAALQVALAALEVLVLPEPVWGYTGFVRYNPFVGDVYARAQGTFGHPIVFAVFCGIAVIVAWSNPARWSPKWRLTNLTVAVVGLGLSGTRSAVAAVAVGLLLHVALNSSLTAWLRSAVGVGAVIVVLLNIDIGIGTIVANLLDSGSWSHRLGALESVSQLMARPPLEAWFGNGFGSENQLYDRGLMQQIYLRAVDNMLVYALGTMGVVGLVALLAFWVVAFCFADRTVKAVLAMLFAMFFSFDLFTWMNAGVLASLMIALPRTARPAPGLVAPPGEPALLTA, from the coding sequence GTGAGCCCGCTCCTGCTCTTCCTCGGGGCGGTCGGCGTCCTCGCCGTCGCGCTCCTGATGATCGCCGTGCCGCCGCGGATGATCCGGGGCGTCGCCGTCTCGTTCGCATTCGTCGCCGCCTCGTTCGGTCTCGCGACCAACGCCCCGGACATCATCCGGCAGGTGAGCTCCGTGGCCGCCATCGGCGTCCTGGTGCTGTCGCTGGTCCGGTCCCGGGCGGCGCGCTCCGGGGGCGTCCGGTTCTGGGCCGTCGCCGTGTGGTGGGGCTACGTGTCGCTCGGCGTGCTGCTCACGGGCAGCTACGGGTCCATCCGCATCGTGCTGTACTTCGGCCTGGCCGCGCTCGCGGCCTACGTCGCGTCGTCGCTCGCGCAGGCAGAACTCCGGCTGGTCTACGGCACCGTCGCCGGGCTGGCGGCCCTGCAGGTCGCCCTCGCGGCCCTGGAGGTCCTGGTCCTGCCGGAGCCGGTCTGGGGCTACACCGGCTTCGTCCGGTACAACCCGTTCGTGGGCGACGTCTACGCCCGCGCGCAGGGCACGTTCGGCCACCCGATCGTCTTCGCCGTGTTCTGCGGGATCGCCGTGATCGTCGCCTGGTCCAACCCGGCGCGGTGGTCGCCGAAGTGGCGGCTGACGAACCTGACCGTCGCGGTCGTCGGTCTCGGCCTCTCCGGGACCCGCAGCGCGGTGGCGGCCGTCGCCGTCGGCCTGCTCCTCCACGTCGCGCTGAACAGCTCGCTGACCGCCTGGCTGCGCTCCGCCGTCGGGGTCGGCGCCGTGATCGTCGTCCTGCTCAACATCGACATCGGCATCGGCACGATCGTCGCGAACCTGCTGGACTCCGGCTCGTGGAGCCACCGCCTCGGCGCGCTCGAGTCGGTCTCCCAGCTGATGGCGCGGCCACCGCTGGAGGCGTGGTTCGGTAACGGGTTCGGGAGCGAGAACCAGCTCTACGACCGCGGGCTCATGCAGCAGATCTACCTGCGCGCCGTCGACAACATGCTCGTCTACGCGCTCGGCACGATGGGGGTCGTCGGGCTGGTCGCGCTGCTCGCCTTCTGGGTGGTGGCGTTCTGCTTCGCCGATCGCACGGTCAAGGCCGTCCTCGCGATGCTGTTCGCGATGTTCTTCTCGTTCGACCTGTTCACCTGGATGAACGCGGGCGTCCTGGCCAGCCTGATGATCGCCCTGCCGCGGACGGCCCGGCCGGCTCCCGGGCTCGTCGCACCGCCCGGCGAGCCGGCGCTGCTGACCGCCTGA
- a CDS encoding low molecular weight phosphatase family protein encodes MPESGFSVLFVCTGNICRSAMAERLLAARMGAPGIVTVSSAGTRAVVGRGISSLTRPRVRAFGGDPDGFAATQLTEAAIARADLILGMAQEHATRVTELDPGAFRRTFTLLEFARSLHAAAIDGDGVDGHGIRGDAGDPERWRAVTERAVDARRRGLVPPRADDDIADPYGRPEKAFDEMARRLVPAIDLLAGRPVAAR; translated from the coding sequence ATGCCGGAGAGCGGCTTCTCCGTCCTGTTCGTGTGCACCGGCAACATCTGCCGGTCGGCGATGGCGGAGCGACTGCTCGCGGCGCGGATGGGCGCCCCGGGCATCGTCACGGTGAGCAGCGCGGGCACCCGCGCGGTGGTCGGGCGGGGGATCTCCTCCCTGACCCGGCCGCGCGTGCGCGCGTTCGGCGGCGATCCCGACGGCTTCGCGGCCACCCAGCTGACCGAGGCGGCGATCGCGCGGGCCGACCTGATCCTCGGGATGGCGCAGGAGCACGCCACGCGGGTCACCGAACTGGACCCCGGCGCGTTCCGGCGCACCTTCACGCTGCTGGAGTTCGCCCGTTCCCTCCACGCGGCCGCCATCGACGGAGACGGCGTCGACGGACACGGCATCCGCGGCGACGCCGGTGACCCCGAACGCTGGCGCGCCGTGACGGAGCGCGCCGTCGACGCCCGCCGCCGCGGCCTCGTGCCGCCGCGCGCGGACGACGACATCGCGGACCCCTACGGCCGCCCTGAGAAGGCGTTCGACGAGATGGCGCGCCGGCTCGTCCCCGCGATCGACCTGCTCGCCGGACGGCCGGTGGCCGCCCGATGA
- a CDS encoding polysaccharide biosynthesis tyrosine autokinase, with protein sequence MSLQTDTADTQAKGRDLRDFVRMIRRYWLGEAVIVLATIGLVAGVTALQPRVYQSTATGLTQAATGESLSMAFAGESLAKSRAESYVRVATSDAVAKRAQEALGTDRSISDLLAHITATLPADTAIIEITASAGTPEAAAKLANAWSTALSEQVRALESPEGSVGDPAISFVPLANARAPYFPSSPNIQTALVLAVLAGCALALVYALLRQQFDRRIRSVEQIERLLDAPVIGTVPASPALSERQRVVEQASTADSVQLFAISESLRELRTNLSYIDVDNPPKVIVVTSSIPGEGKSTLTANLADAIASSNQNVVIIDCDLRRPMQSTLFSLRGGVGLTDVLSGRVALGDALQAPSASTHLRVLGAGRVPPNPSELLGSRTMRELIGALSGVATVILDAPPLLSVTDAAILGTIADGVVIAVGAKQVTAEQLQKAYRSVTRVNGKVLGAVLNKIPPNGVDSHDYGYYRNDYYTSHADAAPVPVEARSAEAGGAETGAAEPASTRREQRSRKALRSGR encoded by the coding sequence ATGAGCTTGCAGACGGACACCGCTGACACCCAGGCGAAGGGCCGCGACCTGCGCGACTTCGTGCGGATGATCCGGCGCTACTGGCTCGGTGAAGCAGTCATCGTGCTCGCCACCATCGGCCTGGTGGCGGGCGTCACCGCGCTCCAGCCCCGGGTCTACCAGTCGACGGCCACCGGGCTGACCCAGGCCGCGACCGGCGAGAGCCTGTCGATGGCGTTCGCCGGCGAGAGCCTGGCGAAGTCGCGTGCGGAGTCGTACGTGCGCGTCGCCACGTCGGACGCCGTCGCCAAGCGCGCGCAGGAGGCCTTGGGCACCGACCGCTCGATCTCCGACCTCCTCGCCCACATCACCGCCACCCTGCCCGCGGACACCGCGATCATCGAGATCACGGCGAGCGCCGGGACCCCGGAGGCCGCCGCGAAGCTCGCCAACGCCTGGAGCACCGCGCTCTCGGAGCAGGTGCGCGCGCTGGAGTCCCCCGAGGGCTCGGTCGGGGATCCCGCCATCTCGTTCGTCCCCCTCGCGAACGCCCGCGCACCCTACTTCCCGTCCTCGCCCAACATCCAGACGGCCCTCGTGCTCGCCGTGCTGGCCGGCTGTGCGCTCGCGCTCGTCTACGCGCTCCTGCGCCAGCAGTTCGACCGGCGGATCCGCTCGGTGGAGCAGATCGAGCGCCTCCTCGACGCCCCCGTCATCGGCACCGTTCCGGCGAGCCCGGCGCTCTCCGAGCGCCAGCGCGTCGTCGAGCAGGCCTCGACGGCCGACTCGGTGCAGCTCTTCGCCATCTCGGAGTCGCTCAGGGAGCTGCGGACGAACCTCAGCTACATCGACGTGGACAACCCGCCGAAGGTCATCGTGGTGACGAGCTCGATCCCCGGCGAGGGCAAGTCGACGCTCACGGCGAACCTGGCGGACGCGATCGCCTCCAGCAACCAGAACGTCGTCATCATCGACTGCGACCTGCGCCGTCCGATGCAGTCGACGCTGTTCTCGCTGCGCGGCGGCGTCGGGCTCACCGACGTCCTGAGCGGGCGGGTCGCGCTCGGCGACGCGCTCCAGGCGCCCTCCGCCAGCACGCACCTGCGCGTGCTCGGCGCCGGGCGCGTGCCGCCGAACCCGAGCGAGCTGCTCGGCTCCCGCACGATGCGGGAGCTGATCGGCGCGCTCTCGGGCGTCGCCACCGTCATCCTCGACGCGCCGCCGCTGCTGTCCGTGACCGACGCCGCCATCCTCGGCACCATCGCGGACGGCGTCGTGATCGCGGTCGGCGCCAAGCAGGTCACCGCGGAGCAGCTCCAGAAGGCCTACCGCTCCGTGACGCGGGTCAACGGCAAGGTGCTGGGCGCCGTGCTCAACAAGATCCCGCCGAACGGCGTGGACTCGCACGACTACGGCTACTACCGCAACGACTACTACACCTCCCACGCGGACGCCGCCCCGGTGCCCGTGGAGGCACGGTCCGCCGAGGCGGGCGGCGCCGAAACGGGCGCCGCGGAGCCGGCGTCGACCCGTCGGGAGCAGCGCAGCAGGAAGGCACTGCGCTCCGGCCGCTGA
- a CDS encoding glycosyltransferase, with amino-acid sequence MNREPLRVMQVVDHLGHGGAQQVVVDLSNWLSADHGVEVSVIGAGGPSAARLAPAVRVLTGDGGGFGGQTLRLLRAARAVRPHVLHAHQRREALQALVVGRILGIPVVEHAHTRLPSVRPRFLSFRSRAVFAVSPAVADMVVHDAGRPRERVLVVGNVPAQRPGSADPAPRPVTAPLRLLAVGRLVEQKDPLRFVRVVARLAGERPVAATWAGDGELRETAHALARELGAPVEFAGHVDDVSERLDAAHFLVMTSRWEGTPLAVLEAFDRRRPVVATASAANGLLDGGRGYEVRDDSSDRDFAAAIARAADDGAGRAAAVETAKRWADAEASSERVFGPVLDTYRRLAAAARS; translated from the coding sequence ATGAACCGCGAACCGCTCCGGGTGATGCAGGTGGTCGACCACCTGGGCCACGGCGGGGCCCAGCAGGTCGTGGTCGACCTCTCCAACTGGCTGTCCGCCGACCACGGCGTCGAGGTGTCCGTGATCGGCGCCGGCGGTCCCTCGGCGGCCCGCCTGGCGCCGGCCGTGCGCGTGCTCACGGGCGACGGCGGCGGCTTCGGCGGCCAGACCCTGCGGCTGCTGCGCGCCGCCCGGGCGGTGCGACCGCACGTGCTCCACGCCCACCAGCGGCGGGAGGCCCTGCAGGCGCTCGTGGTGGGACGGATCCTCGGCATCCCCGTCGTGGAGCACGCCCACACCCGGCTGCCGAGCGTGCGGCCGCGGTTCCTGTCGTTCCGCAGCCGCGCGGTGTTCGCGGTGAGCCCCGCCGTGGCCGACATGGTCGTCCACGACGCCGGCCGGCCGCGCGAGCGGGTGCTCGTGGTGGGCAACGTCCCCGCTCAGCGCCCGGGCTCGGCCGATCCGGCGCCCCGCCCGGTGACGGCGCCGCTGCGGCTCCTCGCGGTCGGCCGGCTGGTCGAGCAGAAGGACCCGCTGCGCTTCGTGCGCGTCGTCGCCCGGCTCGCCGGCGAACGGCCGGTGGCGGCCACGTGGGCCGGGGACGGCGAGCTGCGCGAGACCGCGCACGCGCTCGCGCGCGAGCTCGGCGCCCCCGTCGAGTTCGCCGGTCACGTCGACGACGTCTCCGAGCGGCTGGACGCCGCGCACTTCCTGGTGATGACCTCCCGCTGGGAGGGGACGCCGCTCGCCGTGCTCGAGGCGTTCGACCGCAGGCGGCCGGTCGTCGCGACCGCGTCCGCCGCCAACGGCCTGCTCGACGGCGGGCGGGGCTACGAAGTGCGGGACGACAGCTCGGACCGCGACTTCGCCGCGGCGATCGCTCGGGCGGCCGACGACGGCGCCGGGCGCGCCGCGGCGGTCGAGACCGCGAAGCGGTGGGCCGACGCGGAGGCCTCCTCGGAGCGCGTCTTCGGCCCGGTGCTCGACACCTACCGCCGCCTCGCCGCGGCCGCCCGCTCGTGA
- a CDS encoding ATP-binding protein, which produces MPAHPTEPATPLAAMPLPATPLPATGRTFVVGALGHRLRVTVGGEGADALGAAFADAWSHLLLSDAAAGGAEVAEQEVSVVAPGGDTAVAAALADASARITRALIDRSTGRGLLFHAAAVADRDGGAILLVGPSGAGKTTAVARLATASGYLTDEMALVGADGAVLPYPKPLSVGRGGPVKAQLAPRALGLAVAEPRPHPVSRVIVLDRDPGLAGPPRSRRLDLIESLDALVPQLSALAHHPRPLRALAELIRQVGGIELLTYADARELDPVAGPPAAPPGSAEELAFTTPAVGRDAAEGTTSLVRTPVGDAVEAGGLLALAHGAEVRVLAGIAGTLWRETAQPRTEDALLARLRDAHGAAPGDDAAFHDAVGLLVDAGVLEWRR; this is translated from the coding sequence ATGCCCGCGCACCCGACCGAGCCCGCCACCCCCCTGGCAGCGATGCCCCTGCCCGCGACGCCCCTGCCCGCGACCGGGCGGACGTTCGTCGTCGGCGCCCTGGGCCACCGCCTGCGCGTCACCGTCGGCGGGGAAGGCGCCGACGCTCTCGGCGCGGCGTTCGCGGACGCGTGGTCCCACCTCCTGCTCTCCGATGCGGCCGCCGGCGGCGCTGAGGTGGCCGAGCAGGAGGTCTCCGTCGTCGCCCCGGGCGGCGACACCGCGGTCGCCGCCGCGCTCGCCGACGCCAGCGCGCGGATCACGCGGGCCCTCATCGATCGGAGCACCGGCCGGGGGCTGCTGTTCCACGCCGCCGCTGTCGCGGACCGGGACGGCGGCGCGATCCTCCTGGTCGGACCCTCCGGCGCGGGCAAGACCACCGCTGTCGCCCGGCTCGCCACGGCCTCCGGCTACCTCACCGACGAGATGGCGCTGGTCGGCGCCGACGGCGCGGTGCTGCCGTATCCCAAGCCGCTCTCGGTGGGCCGCGGCGGTCCCGTGAAGGCGCAGCTCGCACCGCGCGCGCTCGGTCTCGCGGTCGCCGAACCGCGGCCCCACCCGGTCTCCCGCGTCATCGTCCTCGACCGCGACCCCGGTCTGGCCGGGCCGCCGCGCTCCCGGCGCCTCGACCTGATCGAGAGCCTGGACGCGCTGGTGCCGCAGCTCTCCGCGCTCGCCCACCATCCGCGGCCGCTCCGCGCCCTCGCGGAGCTGATCCGGCAGGTCGGCGGCATCGAGCTGCTGACCTACGCCGACGCGCGCGAGCTGGACCCCGTCGCCGGTCCCCCCGCCGCGCCGCCCGGCTCCGCCGAGGAGCTCGCGTTCACGACGCCCGCTGTCGGACGGGACGCGGCAGAGGGGACCACCAGCCTGGTCCGCACCCCCGTCGGCGACGCCGTCGAGGCCGGCGGCCTGCTCGCCCTCGCGCACGGCGCCGAGGTCCGTGTGCTCGCGGGCATCGCCGGGACGCTCTGGCGGGAGACCGCGCAGCCTCGCACCGAGGACGCCCTCCTCGCCCGCCTGCGGGACGCCCACGGCGCGGCGCCCGGGGACGATGCGGCCTTCCACGACGCCGTCGGCCTGCTGGTCGACGCGGGGGTGCTCGAGTGGCGACGGTGA